A stretch of DNA from Candidatus Melainabacteria bacterium:
CGCAGTATCCGACCGGAGACGGCAGCACCAACTATTACACGTACAGAGGCGGATCCAACCCGACCGGCGACTACTATTCAGACGCCAGAAGTCAGCAAGGAGTCAGCATCGACACACGCTACTCGACTTACCGCAACCCAGCCGGAGCTGACGACGGTACAGACGACCAGTACGCGTATTAGAAATAGCAGCCTGGACTCGCCAGGACGCACTGCAGAAATTCCAAAGCCGGCTTGTTGAGCCGGCTTTTTGCTATCTCTGGAACTCAATACTCAAATTTGACACAACTTTTTCCGTCGCGATTTACAACGCCTGCAGTACATTCGGCGTGTAAGTTGCCCCTTGAAAGTTGGCGCGGGGAAGGAGTTTCGAAAGGATGTCTCGATTTCGTTTATCGATGGGCACAAGTTTTGTGATCTTAGCTGCCGTCGCTTGCCCCTCGCGTGCAATAGCTCAAGGTGCACAGACCGCAGCGTTGCCTAACGCGCAATTAGCACTGGCACAACCGCGAGTGGATGGAATGCAACAAATGCGCTCGGAAGCATCGCTTCTGATCAGCAGTGGACAGTATGCAGCCGCTGCAGAAGTCTACAAACGACTGCTACAGGTCGGCTCGAACGAAGCTTCAGATCGTTACTGGCTGGGAGAATCGCTCTATCATCTCTCCAATTTTCAACAAGCCGCAATTGCCTTCGAGCAAGCGATTCAACTGAATCCGAAGTTTCCTCAAGCTTTTGTACGATTGAGCGAAACTTACATCGCCTTGCATCAAAAACAGAAAGCCGCTCAAACCTGCACGAATGGTCTGAACGTTGTCACTGACCCTTACATGAAAGAACAGCTATCGAATCTGCTGAAAGTCGCTGCATATGAAGAAGGAAGGCCGGGACGCACCCAGCAATCTCATTCCGTCCGTATGCCCGCGGAGAGCTGACATGGCAAGAACCAATACGCAATCGAGATCGAACCGCGGAAGCTTCATTGTTGAAGGACCTTTCGCACTGTTTTTGTTTCTATTCTTCTTCGTTTTTCCATTCATGGATTTAGCGACCATAACTCTGCGCACCACATTCCTTTACGCGGCGACTCACAATGCCGCATGGGAAGCCGCAAGAGCGCACACATATCAAAACAGCCTAGACGGAATGCCATCAGCAGTTCAACTCGCAGATTACGCGAGCAAGAGAGTGGTTGGATCATTCACCGGCGTCAAAATCAATTCCATCAAAACAAGCATCATTACGACGGAGCTGAAAACGCTGAACCAGTCGAGGCAGTCATCAGCGCTCTCGAAACCGGCGGATTCATCCCTCAACAGTTATCAAATCGAAGTCGCCATCAATGGATCGGTCGATCCGCTGATCCTCTACAACGGCAGCGACCTGGCCAACATACCTGGACTAACTCAGCCTATGTCACTGACTTTTACAGACCGTCAATATTGCGAAAACCCACAAGGACTGAATAAATAGCATCGCCATCGCCAATGGTGCACACAATACCCCGCCGACCAATTCTGAGAATCAGCAGCCCACATGAAATACAACATCACCCACGTGACGATGCGCTCCAGTTTCCGCAAAAGACAAGGACAATCGATGATTGCGCTGGTCATGCTGGCGGGGCTGGTTCTAATTCCTATGCTCGGCATATTCACATTCGAAGTGGGTCGATTACACCTGGCCAAACAACAACTACAAAATGCATCGGATGCCGCAGCGCTTGCCGCCGTCGCCACGCTGGCGAGTGGAGACAACTTGAATCCTCAAGCTGCACATATCGACGCCATGCAAACAGCGCTGGGAATTTTCAAAAAGAATTTCGTTCTCGGTACCGCTCTGACTAATACAGATATCGTCAGCAGCAAAGATCTGGTGCCCAACAACGGAAGCGCAAACATCTTTTTCGAATTCGTCAATCCACTAACCGGCAAGGTCGAACC
This window harbors:
- a CDS encoding tetratricopeptide repeat protein; this translates as MSRFRLSMGTSFVILAAVACPSRAIAQGAQTAALPNAQLALAQPRVDGMQQMRSEASLLISSGQYAAAAEVYKRLLQVGSNEASDRYWLGESLYHLSNFQQAAIAFEQAIQLNPKFPQAFVRLSETYIALHQKQKAAQTCTNGLNVVTDPYMKEQLSNLLKVAAYEEGRPGRTQQSHSVRMPAES